The Candidatus Thermoplasmatota archaeon genome includes the window CGGGACGCTCGGGCCGGGAAGGTCGATGGGCGGCAGGACGCGGTTCACGATGACGGCGGCCGGGGGAGCGCCGCGCTCCGCAAGGCGCGTCGCGAGCGCGGCGGCCGAGCGCACGGCCGCGGCCTCGGGCGCGGCGACGAGGATGGTCGCGGTGCTCGCGGGGTCGCCAAGGAGCGTCTGCATGCGGCGCGCGCGGGCCTCCAGCTCCTCGAACATGCGGCCAAAGGCCGCAAAGAAGCCGGCGAGGTCGCGCGCGTACTCGCCGCTCGTGGCGGTTGCAAGGAGGCTTGCCGCGCCACCCGCGAGGAACCCGCCGGGGCGCAGGACCCACCGTACGGCGCCGGTCTCGAAGACACGCAGGAGGCGGGAGGGAACGTCGAGGAAGTCGACCGCGTGGCGCGAAGGCGGCGTGTCCACGACGATCGTTTCGAAGTCGCCGGATTCGACGTGTTCGTACAGGTCGCCCATCGCGACGAAGTCCTCGCTTCCGGCAAACGCGTCGGAGAGGTGCGCGTAAAGCGGGCTTGCGAAGATCGCGTCGCGCTCGCGCGGCCGCGCGTACGTGGACACGAGCGCGTCCAGGGAGGCCTTGGGATCGAGCATGCACGCATGCAGGTTCTCGCGCACGCGGACGGGCGTTCGCGCAAGCGGCACGCCGAGCGCGTCGGCGAGGCGCCGCGCGGGGTCGGCCGTGAAGACGAGCGTCCGCCGGCGGCGCGCGAGGCGCAGGGCCAAGAGCGCCGACGCGGTGGTCTTGCCCACGCCGCCGGGACCAAGCACGACGACGAGCCGGCGGTCCGCGAGCGCCCGTTCGACGGTCATGGCGCCTCCATCGCGTCGGCGACGCGCGCAAGGCGTCCCGCGGGGGAAGGGATCCACGGCACGCGGCGGGGCGACGGAAGATCGGCGGCGGCGACTTCGCCCTCGCGGTGCGCGCGGTCGATCCATCGGGCCGCCTTCGCCCAGGGCTCGGCGGGACCCGCCGCGTTTGCAAGCGCGGCCAGGCGATCGCCCTCCTCCTCGTCTTGCGTCACGGCCGGAAGGCAGCGGTTGAGGACGGGCCGCTCCGCGTGGAACCCGTTCGCGTCAAGGAGCTCGAGAAGCTCGCGCGCCTCGCGGACGGGCATCTCCTCCGGCGTGGCGACGACGGTGGCGCGGCACGTGGGCTCGCGCAGGGCGGACTCCACGGCGAGCGCGCGTTCGCGCAGGCGCCCGGCGACGAGGTCGGCCGCCTTGCGGGGCGCAAGGAGAAGGTTTCGGCCGTGGCCGGTCGCGGGCGCGTCCACGACGACGAGGTCGGTCTGGCGCGAAAGCGCGACGATGCGGTCGAGGGACGCGACCTCCTTCACGCCGGGCGCGACGTCGGCGAGCGCCGCGTAGGCGGGGTGGAAGGAAAGAAGGCGCGGCAGAAGGCGAAGGCCCGTCACGCGCGCGACGGCGGCGTCGAGCTCCGCGCGCGGGTCGATCGCAAGCGTGCGGAACGGGATCGGGTCGAGCGTCTCGTCGCCTGCAACGCCCGTCCCGGGGGCAAGCGGGGAGAGCGTGACGAGCGTGGCGGCGCGTCCCTTGCGCGCGGCGGAGAGGCAGAGCGCGGCGGCGACGGTGGTGCGGCCCGCGCCGCCCTTGCCAAGCACGATGCGAAGCTCGCCCACGCGGCGGGAACCGGGGCCCTGGCAAAAAAGCCTCGCCGCCGAAACGTCCATGGTTTGTGCGGCCCTGACCCGAGCGTGCAGCCTCGCGTCCGTTTCGCCCTTGCGATCCTGGCCGTCTCCGCCGCCGCGGCGGTCGCTTACCTGGCGTGGCCGGGTGAGGGGCCCGCAGTCCCGGGGCCGGAGGAGCCGCGAACGGGGGGTGGCGACGAGCCCGCCGTGGGCGATCGCCTTCGCTTGGTGATCGCGTGCGATGGCGAGGACCTTCGCGCGATGGAGAGCTCCTACGCGCTCGAGGGCTGCTGGGCGCACGTTGGCCATCACCACTACTTCGTCGGACGCGACGCCGTGTTTGCGTTGCACGGGGGCGGCGCCGTCTTCTTCGTCGTGGAGCAGCAGCTCTCGCCGCCGACGGAGGGTCCCGCGCCGGGCGGAGGCGAGGTGCGCACGCCCGTTCCCGTCGAGGTGAGCGTGGACGGGCGCGCGTGGACGCGCGTGGCCGACGGCCCCTACCGGCTCGTGTACGCGGAGACGAGCGCAGAGGCGCTCATCCGGCAGGAGGTGGCCGTGAACTTCACCGCGCCCGACGTGCCGTTCCGCTACCTTCGCGTCCGCCAGCCGCTCTCGTCGGCGGAGGGGCTCTCCGGCTACGTGGACGCTTCGCGCTTCGAGCTCGACGTGACCGTTGTCGCGCGCGTCCCGCCCGCCTCCCTTGCCCCGGGCGAGCGAGGGTTGTCCTGCGAGCGGGACATCCTCGAGGACGTGTTTCCTTCGCATCCGTGCTGGTTTGGCGGCCTCAACCGCTGGGACGCGCCAAGCTTCTTCCACACGTACCCCCTGGGGGGCTTGGCCCGGCTGGACCGCGTGTCCGGCGTGGCGACGCTCGCCTACTTCCGGCCGGACGACCGGAGCCAATTGCCGCCCGAGAAGCTTGGGGGACACCTCCTCGTGGAGGCGAGCGAGGACGGCTCGCGATGGACCACGATCGCAAACGTAAGCGTCGCCTATGGGACGGCGCAACCGTTTGCGACCGACGACCTCGGCGGCCTTCCGGCCGCCTTCGTACGCCTCGCGTCCGACCGCCACCCCCGATGGGGAACGGAACCTCCGCTGAAGCGGCCCGAGGCCTACCTTCTCGAATCGTCGCTTGCGCTTGGCGGCCTGCTTCCCGCAGGCGAAGGGCGATAAGCCGGGCGCGCGCTGCTCGAGCCGTGGCACTTCGGTTCGTCCATGCATCCCGGGCCCCGCCGGTGGAGCGCACGGTGTGCGTGGACGGCTCGGCGCCGGCCGCGTTGTGCCTGGGCCACCATCCCGAAAGCCGTACGCCGGAGCGGTACGCCGCCGACACCGGCGTCGAGTGCGCGCTTCGGTTCCTCGAAGACCCGTCGCCGCCCGGGCCTTTTTCCTTCGTCACGAACGACCATTACGACGCCGACGGCGTGCTCTCCGCCTGGGCCCTCCTCGAGCCCGAGGCCGCGCGCCATCATCGGGAACTCCTTGTCGCGGCGGCCGAATGCGGCGACTACGCCGAGGTGGGATCCGAGGAGGCGCTGCAGGTCTCGGCCGCGCTTGCCGGCATCCTCGACCATCGAGCCTCGCCGCTTTCCGCCTCGATCGCGGGCCTTGCGCTGCCGCAGGCCGAGGAGCGCGCCTACGAGTTCGCGCTCTCGAACGTCGCCTCCATGCTGCGCGGACCGGACGCGTGGCGCGAGCTTTGGGGCGACGAGCACGCGTGGTGGTCTCGAAGCTTGGACGCGCCGCTTTCGGTCACGGAGCTTGCTCCCGCGCGGCTTGGCGTCGTGGAGTCCGACGACGAGCCGCACCCGGCCGTCCTTTTCGCCAAGGCACGCGGTGACCTCGTGCTCTTGGTCGTGCGGAAGGAGGGCGGATACGCCTACCGGGCCGAGTGGCGGCCGCACGCATGGGCAAGGACGGTGCGGCGGCCGCCGATCCGTCGCACGTCGCTTGAGAAGTTGTGCCTGCCGCTCAACGCGCTCGAAACCAATCGGCGCGGGCGATGGATGCACGACGGCTACCCGGGGCGCGGCCGATCCGAGGCGCTCGCGTTTGTCTCGCCCGGCGGCGCGCCGGAGGTCTCGACGCTTGAGCCCACGGAGGTCGTCGGGCGGCTCGCGTGGTTCCTTGTCGACCGCCGACAGGATCCCCCCGCGACGAACGCGCCGCAGCAAGACTTTTAACCCCCCGGGCGCACTGGCCTCCGAGGCGACCATGGGGGCTCCGCGGCTTGCGTTGGGGGCGATCGCGATGGCCGCGGCGCTCTCCGGCTGCCTTGCCGCCGACGACCGCTTCACGCTGGAGGAGCGCGTGGAACCCTCGGCGCTCGCGGGCGTTGTCCCCAAGCAAGCGCCGCAGGGCTCCTTGGTGGGCGCGCAAAACGACGCGCCCACGTGGGACACGGGCGACTGGTGGGAGATCCAGGAGGAGGGTCAAGGCTGGTCCCAGACGACGAAGTTCGTCGTCGTCTCGGCGGCCGGAGCAGCGTACACGACGGCCGCAACGGATCGGGAAGCGGCCAAGTGGGACGCGATCGGCGACAACTGGCTCCTGGGAGCCATCGACAAGCGCACCCTTGGCCCCATCGTGCAAGGGCGCCTCGTCCCCTTCTACGAGTTTCCCCTCGAGGACAACAAGACCTGGACCGTCCTGTCGCCAAGCGGCGTCGCCGGCCAGGCCCTGGCGCGCGCCACGGACGTCCGCGGTCCGGCGGGTTCCGAGCCCGGCTTTGTGATCACGGTCACGTTCCCGAGCGGCTGGAGATCCACCTACGACTACACGCCGTCCGTGCGGTTCCACCGCGAGCTTGCCATTTCGGATCCCGACGGAAACGTCGTTTACACGCGCACGGTGCGCGCGTTTGGCTCGGAGTACCAGGGGCCCGTCTACTACGGGCGCGGCGAGGAGGTCCTGGCGCTCGAATGGTCCGGGCCGGCCCAGCGGTCGAGCTTCCAGGTGCCCCAAGGAGCGGCCACCCTGTTCGTCTGGGGCGTGTTCGAGGGCACGGGCGCCAACGGGGTGACGCTCATCGACCCCGCCGGCAACGTCGCCTACAGCGACGGCGTGATCGGAACGGGCGCGCGCAACGACGGCCGCGAGCTTCCGCCCACGCCGGGCACCTGGACCGTGCTCGGCGGCACCCACGGCCAAGGCTCGGTGCGCTTCTACGCGACAAGCGTGGAGATCCGGGAGTCCACCTTCGGCTAGCTTCCGTCCCCGCCGCGTCTGCGTCGGGCCCGCCACACGCCGGCGACGACGACTGCCAAGCCCCCCGCCAGCAGCACGGCGCCCAGCCACGCGTCGCCCTCCGCTTCGTCGCCTGGCGGGGGCCCCCCGTATCCCAACGACGCGCCCTCGCCGCGGTTTCGGCCGGCCACGGTCCACGGCGAGGCGGCAAAGGGCGCAAACACCCCGCCTTCCACCCGATCCCCGCGCCCGGGCCCCATTCCGGAGGGGCCGTCCCGCGAGCCCCACCAGTTGCCGGCCGCAAGCGTGCCCGGCGTTGCCACAAGGCCGGCCGCCCGGTTGTCGAAAAGGTCGTTTCCCGTGAGTTCCGGCTCGCCGGCCAGCACGACGACCCCGCGCGCGTTGTCGTGGATGGCGTTCCCGCTCGCCCGCACGCCGCCGTCGGCCAGAAGGCCCAGGGCGTTGCGCGCGAGAACGTTGTCGCGCACGTCGGCGCGCGCGGCGCTCACCTCGACGCCCGTGGCGCTGCCGTCGGCCAGGTTCGATCCCAGAAGCGAGGTCCCCTGGGCCGTCTCGACGAGGAGGGCCTGTGCGACGGCGCGGGAGACGCGGTTCCCCTCCACGACGTGGTCGCGCCCTCCGCGCACGTGGATCCCGACCTCC containing:
- a CDS encoding right-handed parallel beta-helix repeat-containing protein, which gives rise to MRPFGALPLALLLLPILASGAPADPVPRAAERDPHAPIAITSDALLLLPDVLVGNGVRRGSGTASDPYVIEGWDIDASSQDGILLSGVTRHVVIRNNRIANGLESAGRYVYSGIVVQNSGNVTIEGNDIENCYDGIFLRERVRARVEGNRVDTVRNAGIESWASEATLLGNDIRRSDRAGVAWAAEPTSPLSASVRGNVLADVEVGIHVRGGRDHVVEGNRVSRAVAQALLVETAQGTSLLGSNLADGSATGVEVSAARADVRDNVLARNALGLLADGGVRASGNAIHDNARGVVVLAGEPELTGNDLFDNRAAGLVATPGTLAAGNWWGSRDGPSGMGPGRGDRVEGGVFAPFAASPWTVAGRNRGEGASLGYGGPPPGDEAEGDAWLGAVLLAGGLAVVVAGVWRARRRRGGDGS
- a CDS encoding DUF6687 family protein, encoding MALRFVHASRAPPVERTVCVDGSAPAALCLGHHPESRTPERYAADTGVECALRFLEDPSPPGPFSFVTNDHYDADGVLSAWALLEPEAARHHRELLVAAAECGDYAEVGSEEALQVSAALAGILDHRASPLSASIAGLALPQAEERAYEFALSNVASMLRGPDAWRELWGDEHAWWSRSLDAPLSVTELAPARLGVVESDDEPHPAVLFAKARGDLVLLVVRKEGGYAYRAEWRPHAWARTVRRPPIRRTSLEKLCLPLNALETNRRGRWMHDGYPGRGRSEALAFVSPGGAPEVSTLEPTEVVGRLAWFLVDRRQDPPATNAPQQDF
- a CDS encoding ArsA-related P-loop ATPase; this encodes MGELRIVLGKGGAGRTTVAAALCLSAARKGRAATLVTLSPLAPGTGVAGDETLDPIPFRTLAIDPRAELDAAVARVTGLRLLPRLLSFHPAYAALADVAPGVKEVASLDRIVALSRQTDLVVVDAPATGHGRNLLLAPRKAADLVAGRLRERALAVESALREPTCRATVVATPEEMPVREARELLELLDANGFHAERPVLNRCLPAVTQDEEEGDRLAALANAAGPAEPWAKAARWIDRAHREGEVAAADLPSPRRVPWIPSPAGRLARVADAMEAP
- a CDS encoding ArsA-related P-loop ATPase, translated to MTVERALADRRLVVVLGPGGVGKTTASALLALRLARRRRTLVFTADPARRLADALGVPLARTPVRVRENLHACMLDPKASLDALVSTYARPRERDAIFASPLYAHLSDAFAGSEDFVAMGDLYEHVESGDFETIVVDTPPSRHAVDFLDVPSRLLRVFETGAVRWVLRPGGFLAGGAASLLATATSGEYARDLAGFFAAFGRMFEELEARARRMQTLLGDPASTATILVAAPEAAAVRSAAALATRLAERGAPPAAVIVNRVLPPIDLPGPSVPAGFGDLAPRVERAARLYEALRAEEAPHAAAALALAPAGARVAARAGGLRTLARLEEAAREL